ACCCTGAAATGTCGGGCACCGCTCAACGGAAGCATATAACATGCCCTCCATTTTTTCGTCAAGACCAAACATAGCTGTGCCATTTACCTTAAGCTCTATATCGGGCCTTGGGAAAGATTTTCCGATTACCTTAAAGTCTTTATAATCTTTAAGCGGAGGATTTTCGATCACCTCCAACTGTTTGATTGAACTGACCAAATCTTCTGAAGCAAGTGCATCCCCTTTTTTCTTACCATTACTTTCAAGCTCCGGAATCAGATCTTCATAAGAAATACTTTCTTTGGTTTCCCGGTTGGTGACTTTTCCCTCACGGGTGAATAATTTGGATACATCGGTTTTCCAGTAGCCGGCAGCCGCTTCGAGAAGCATTTCGCGGGCGTTGAGCGCCTTTTGTTCAAAATCGGCAGCAGCGGAAATCAGCTCGCCATAAGTAAGGCTGGCTTTTGTATTTTTATTGAATACTTTCCCATCTTCTGCATAACAGTCCTCAGGAGAAACACTCCATTTCATTGCAGCGGCTGAAATCAGAAAAATTCGCGCAGAAGCTCCGATGCTGCGAAGTTTCACCCAATCACCACGAACCGTGCTGGAACCGCCAACCCCCTGCCATCCGTATTTTTTCCCATCGGAAGGAGCCTGGCGGATTTTGATTTTCGCCGGGTCAACTTCCAGTTCTTCCGCAATCATAGCCGGTACAGACTGGAAAGTACCCTGCCCGATTTCCGGACGCGTGTTCATAATAGTGATGCTGCCATCTGCATCAATCACCACAAAGTTTCTCAGCGATGTTCCTGAAACAGGATCATCGGTCATAGACAAAAGTTTTTGACCAGTCGTCGTTGAGGAGTCATCGCAACCGGAGAAAAAGCCGAAGGCGAGGGCTGTACCCGAAACGCCCGATATAAACAGAAATCTTCTGCGGGATAGTTTAGGCTGATTCATAGTTTTTTTCGGTTGTAGGGTTAGCACTTGCCATTATTTCTGCTGCACGGTGAATGGCTTTCCGGATTCGTACATAAGTACCACAACGGCATATATTTCCCTGCATCGCACGATCAATATCTTCGTCGGTGGGATTAGGATTTGTCTTCAGCAACGCCATAGCAGACATAATCTGCCCAGACTGACAATATCCGCACTGAGGCACCTGCTCCTCAATCCACGCCTGCTGCACAGCGTTATTTTTTTCGGAAGAAAGGCCTTCTATCGTCAATATCTTTTGACTTTCTTTTACTGCCGATATTGGCAGACTACACGAACGAACCGGCGCGCCATCGAGATGGACTGTGCAGGCGCCACATTGGGCAATACCACAACCGTACTTAGTTCCGGTCATGCCTATCATATCTCGGATAACCCACAACAACGGCATCTGCGGATCTGCATCAACCGTGTGTTTGGTTCCATTAATATTGAGGGTAAAAGATTCCATAATTTCAGGCTATATATTCTCGTGGGATAAATATCAGGGGAAATTTACTACTACAAGCTAAATTAATTCAAATAAAGATCAAAACCTGTCAGGTAATTCATAACTGCCTTTTTTGTAACTTTGCAGGAATTAACGCTCCGCAAGAATTAAAAGCATGGAATATCCTTCAAAAGCTATAGAAGATGCGGTAAATGAGCTTTCATCCCTTCCGGGTATTGGGAGAAAAACAGCCCTCCGGCTGGCACTTCATATTCTTAAACAATCAGAAGAAGATGCTGTCAGACTGGGCGGATCAATTATTGACCTGAGAAGAAATATCAGATACTGCGAGGTTTGCTTTAATATATCCGATCTGCCAAAATGCAAAATTTGCAGCAACAGCCGCCGGGAGCAGGATATTATCTGTGTAGTAGAAGATACCAAAGATGTCATTGCTCTCGAAAGTACGCATCAGTTCAGCGGACTGTATCACGTACTTGGCGGACTGATCAATCCGCTTCAGGGCGTGGGCCCTTCTCTGCTTAATATAGAGCCATTGATTTCCAGGATCAAGCAGTCTTCGGTCAAAGAAGTAATTTTTGCCTTCAGCGCAAATATCGAAGGAGATACCACGGCATTTTATATATCAAAAAAATTGTCCGCATTTTCTGTAAAAATATCCAGCATTGCCCGGGGGATACCAGTTGGTATGGATCTGGAGTTTACGGATGAAGTTACCCTTGCCCGCTCTATTCTCAACAGAACCCGAATGGTTATACCGGGAAGGGAATAACCTTAAATTTTTGATACACAGGCTGTTGAACTCGTTATTCATAGAATATTTTGGATCTCTCAGTTATCATCGTCAATTATAATGTCAAACACTTTCTCGAACAGTGTCTGATCTCCGTGCGCAAAGCGTTGAAGGGGCTGGAGGGGGAAATAATTGTCGTGGACAACAACTCTGTTGACGGAAGTCAGCAAATGATCAGAGACAAATTTGGCGACACAGTAATTTTGATTGAAAACCGGGACAATCCGGGTTTTTCCAAAGCCAATAATCAGGGTATAAAAATCGCCAATGGCAAATATATTCTTCTGCTTAATCCGGACACGATTGTGGAAGAAACGACGTTTCGCAAGTGTTTTGATTTTGTGGAAAACCATCCTGATTGCGGCGCACTGGGGGTAAAGATGATCGATGGACAAGGGCGGTTTCTCCCTGAGTCCAAACGGTCTTTGCCGACTGCCTGGGTTTCCTTTTACAAAATTTTTGGATTCTCCAGACTTTTCCCCAAAAGCAGGCGATTTGGAAAATATCATCTCACCTATCTCGATAAAAATAAAAACCATGAAATAGAGGTTCTCTCCGGCGCATTCATGTGGCTGAGAAAATCGGTTCTGGATAAAATCGGCCTTCTTGACGAAGTATTTTTTATGTATGGAGAGGATATTGACCTCTCCTACCGGGTAAATCTTGCGGGGTACAAATGCTGGTATTTTGCCGACACTCAAATCATTCACTATAAAGGAGAAAGCACCAAAAAAGGAAGCCTGAACTACGTGAAGGTATTTTATCAGGCCATGATCATTTTTGCACGAAAACACTTCGGCGGCAGTAAACGGCATTTTTTTATCGGCGCTGTTATGCTCGCGGTTTATTTCCGTGCATTGGTCGCTATTTTCCACCGGCTGATCAAAAAATTGGGCATACCCGTGATGGAAGGAATTTTGGTGTATGGGATGATGTTTGGCATTAAAGCCTATTGGGAACATTATGTAAAATATATCGAAGGGGGGCAATATCCTCCGGAATTTATAACGCTTTACCTGCCGGCTTACACGGCAATCTTCATTCTGTTTTACTGGATTGCCGGTGCATATAAAAAACCCTACAAACTTCGACCCCTGATTATTGCCCCATTTTTGGCGTTTGTGGCTATCGCAACAGGCACCTATATGTTTGGCTGGGTGAAAAATTTTTCCCGGGCAATCGTGGGCCTGTCAGCCATTTTTTCCATGGTCATCGCGATAGCAGTAAGAGGTATGATCAACCGGCGCGAGAAAGGCAGCTTTTTCTTTACAGAAGAATCCCGAAAGCGGGTAGTGGTGGCTGGAGAGGGCAAAGGTCTCAGTCGGGTCATTGCACTTATTAAAGGAGAACTGGAGTATCCGGTCAATATTATTGGGGTAGTCGGAAAAGGAAACCTCCCATTAGATCTGTCAGATGTCGAAAAACTCGGCGGTTTAAACCAGCTGCGGGAAATTATCCAGTTTTACGATATCGCAGAGGTCATTTTTTGCAACCAGACAATTCCTACTGAACAGATCCTCGATATCATGATGGAAATTCAGGATACCGGGG
The DNA window shown above is from Bacteroidia bacterium and carries:
- a CDS encoding (2Fe-2S)-binding protein, with product MESFTLNINGTKHTVDADPQMPLLWVIRDMIGMTGTKYGCGIAQCGACTVHLDGAPVRSCSLPISAVKESQKILTIEGLSSEKNNAVQQAWIEEQVPQCGYCQSGQIMSAMALLKTNPNPTDEDIDRAMQGNICRCGTYVRIRKAIHRAAEIMASANPTTEKNYESA
- the recR gene encoding recombination mediator RecR, translating into MEYPSKAIEDAVNELSSLPGIGRKTALRLALHILKQSEEDAVRLGGSIIDLRRNIRYCEVCFNISDLPKCKICSNSRREQDIICVVEDTKDVIALESTHQFSGLYHVLGGLINPLQGVGPSLLNIEPLISRIKQSSVKEVIFAFSANIEGDTTAFYISKKLSAFSVKISSIARGIPVGMDLEFTDEVTLARSILNRTRMVIPGRE
- a CDS encoding glycosyltransferase family 2 protein — protein: MDLSVIIVNYNVKHFLEQCLISVRKALKGLEGEIIVVDNNSVDGSQQMIRDKFGDTVILIENRDNPGFSKANNQGIKIANGKYILLLNPDTIVEETTFRKCFDFVENHPDCGALGVKMIDGQGRFLPESKRSLPTAWVSFYKIFGFSRLFPKSRRFGKYHLTYLDKNKNHEIEVLSGAFMWLRKSVLDKIGLLDEVFFMYGEDIDLSYRVNLAGYKCWYFADTQIIHYKGESTKKGSLNYVKVFYQAMIIFARKHFGGSKRHFFIGAVMLAVYFRALVAIFHRLIKKLGIPVMEGILVYGMMFGIKAYWEHYVKYIEGGQYPPEFITLYLPAYTAIFILFYWIAGAYKKPYKLRPLIIAPFLAFVAIATGTYMFGWVKNFSRAIVGLSAIFSMVIAIAVRGMINRREKGSFFFTEESRKRVVVAGEGKGLSRVIALIKGELEYPVNIIGVVGKGNLPLDLSDVEKLGGLNQLREIIQFYDIAEVIFCNQTIPTEQILDIMMEIQDTGVDYKIVPPEADYIVGPQAIHTSRFSRKLHFNLQQREMRLHKQFFDILSSIVLIGTFPLLFWLYKKPMEVLPKLFQVLTMKYHMVGYIHPEAEGLPDIKPGLLNMLDRVNGRVPMSKVNKEGLDKYYARTYSWDLDLEILLKGWRKIN